From the genome of Legionella beliardensis:
GTGTCTGCAATTGTTTGGCAGAAATGTGCAAAGCTTTTGGAAGAAGAATATCCTCCCCCACAATTTAATACTTGGTTACGGCCTCTACAAGCTGAAATGCAAGAAAATTGTCTGATTCTTTTAGCGCCAAATAAGTTTGTAGTGGAGTGGGTAAGAAAGAATTTCTACACGCGTATTAAAGAGTTAGTACATCAATTTGGTGGTGAGCTTGTTTCTTCTGTGAGTATTGAGGTGGGAACTAAAGTAGTTCAGCCAGTTGTCTTAGATAAAACCGTTGCTGAGGCAAATGTAGTTAGTGCTAAGGTATCAACTAATAAAACTGCTGACTATAAAAATAGCTATTTAAATAAAAAATTCGTTTTTGATAGTTTTGTTGAAGGTAATTCTAACCAATTAGCACGTGCCGCCTCTTTACAAGTCGCTGAGCGGCCAGGTGATGCTTATAATCCTTTATTCATATACGGTGGTGTAGGTTTAGGTAAAACACATTTAATGCATGCTATTGGCAACGCAATACTAAAAAATAACCCTGAGGCTAAAGTACTTTATTTACACTCAGAAAGATTTGTTGCGGATATGGTCAAAGCCTTGCAAACTAATTCTATTAATGAATTTAAGCGTTTTTATCGCTCCCTTAATGCGTTATTAATTGACGATATTCAATTTTTTGCAGGTAAAGATCGGTCGCAAGAAGAGTTTTTTCATACATTTAATGCTCTATTAGAAGGCCAACAGCAAATTATTTTGACCAGTGATCGCTATCCTAAAGAAATCGAAGGTGTAGAAGAGCGCTTAAAATCTCGTTTTGGGTGGGGCTTAACTGTCGCTGTAGAGCCGCCTGAGCTAGAAACACGTGTAGCGATTCTTATTAGTAAAGCAGAACAATCAAATATTGAGTTACCTTATGAAGTAGCATTTTTTATTGCTAAACGTATTCGCTCTAATGTTCGAGAGTTAGAAGGTGCTTTAAGACGAGTAATTGCTAATGCCCATTTTACTGGCAAACCAATTACTATTGAATTTGTTCATGAGGCCTTACGAGATTTACTTGCTTTGCAAGACAAATTAGTCACTATAGAAAATATTCAAAAAACGGTGGCTGAATATTATAAAGTGAAAGTCGCTGATTTGCTGTCTAAGCGACGTAGTCGATCGATTGCCCGCCCTAGACAAATGGCAATGGCTTTAGCAAAAGATTTAACTAATCATAGCCTTCCTGAAATTGGCGATCATTTTGGTGGACGTGATCATACAACGGTTATTCATGCTTGCCGTAAGATTAAGGAATTAATACAGATTGAAAATGATTTCGCAGAAGATTTTAAGAATCTTATGCGTATTTTATCGTCTTAATTGAGAATTACTATGTTTGAAATTGCTATTCCTAAAAACGAATTGCTCCCACGTTTATTAATGGTTGCTGGCGCTGTCGATAAACGTCAATCGCTGGCTATTTTAGCCAATATTTTAATTACAATTAAGCAAAAGCGATTAGTATTAACCGCGACTGACTTAGAAATGGAAATATCAGCTTTTTTAAATTGCCATGATTGCCTTACTGAGGGTGAGATTACCGTCCCTGCTAAGAAATTTATTGATATTATTCGTTCCCTTGATGAGGAAGCAGTTCCTACTATTAAATTAGACGATAATGCAGTGCTTTTAAAGGCGGGCCGTAGTAAATTTAAACTTGCAACGCTGCCAGCAGAGCAATTTCCTAATAGCGACCAAGAGCAACCTGATATTGAGCTTTCTCTACCACGAGTAGAGCTTCTTTATTTATTACAATCTACTCATTTTGCTATGTCGCAACAAGATGTGCGCGTCTTTTTAAATGGTTTACTATTTGAGCTTGAAGGTAATACGATTACTACTGTTGCTACTGATGGTCATCGTATGGCTATTTGTAGGCGTTTATCTAATCAAGATTTACCAAGTCAACGTCTACTTATACCGCGCAAAGGTATTCAAGAAATGCTACGCTTACTTAACTCGGTGACTGATGAAACAATTAGTGTTATTGCGGGAAAAAACTACTTTTGTTTAATCACTCAAGATTATAAGTTCAATTCAAAATTGATTGAAGCGCGTTTTCCTCCGTATGCTCGAGCAATTCCTGCTAACAATGATAAATTTGTTTTAATTGAAAAAGATATTTTAAAACGTTCGTTGCAACGAATTATGATTTTAGCACATGAAAAATCTCGGGCTGTTTTACTTCATATTCAAGCTTCAGGAGTAACGTTAGTCGCTAATAATCAAGAAAAAGAAGAAGCAACGGAGTCATTAGAAGCTAATGTAGATGGCAATGAACTTAAAATAGGAATTAATGCCAGTTATCTTTTGGATGTTTTAAATATTTTACCAGGCAATCTTGTTCGCTTATCAATGTCAACTACCGATCGCAGTATATTAGTTGAATCGTTAGAGGATGAACAATATCAATATATTATTATGCCTATGAAATTATGAAGCTTAATGAGATACAAATAACTAATCTTCGTAATATTAGATCTGCGAAAACTACTCTTCATCCACATATCAATTTTATAACAGGCAATAATGGCAGCGGTAAAACCTCATTTCTTGAGGCAATTTACCTTCTTGCTAGCGGCCATTCTTTTAGAACGCGAGAGATTTCAGCATTAATTTCTCATAATCAGGAAAAATTAGTTGTTTTTGCCAATACGGTAAATGAACAATATGTCAGTATTCAAAAATCTATTAAATTACCCACTATTGCTCGTCTTAATGGCCAACCATGTTTAACGAGCAGTGAGTTAGCTTTTTTTTTGCCTTGCCAAGTAATTTATCAAGATATTTTTCAATTTATTGACGCAGGCCCGGTTGTAAGACGCGGTTTACTTGATTGGGGATTGTTTCACGTGGAACATTCCTATCATTCAATATGGAAAGATTATCGCCGTGCATTGAAACAGCGCAATGCCTTATTAAAGCAGCGGGTTCCAAACACACAATTGTTACCGTGGAACAAAATGCTTTCCTCTTTGGCGACAATGCTTGATGAATTACGTAGAGGGTACTTTTTGAAATTAGAACAGGCTTTTACAGAAATCTTGCCTAAGCTGATAGACGTCGAATGCTCACTGCACTATTACAAGGGTTGGGATAAACGTAATGAAGATAAAGACTTAGAAACCTTACTAAATGCCAATTATGAAATGGATTTAGCACGTACACATACACACTATGGGGCTCATCAAGCTGATCTAAGCGTTACTAGTAGTGATTTTAAAGTAAAGAATTTTCTCTCTCGTGGCCAACAGAAAATGATTTTGTTTGCTTTGAAGTTTGCGCAATCAACGTTACTTAAAGAGCCATGTATTTATCTAATTGATGATTTTACTTCCGAATTAGATAGTATCCATGTGCAGCGTCTATTAACTTATATTGCTGAAAGCAGCCATCAATTTATTATAACTCTACGTAAAGAGTTGCCGGTAAGTGATCAATTTATTTCTGCACATCATGTATATAGTATGCATCTAGGCCATATTACAGAGAAATTTTAGGTAGTCATTAATCAACGTAATTAAGCGAATATTGTTCTGTAAAATGCATAGTATTCTAAAGAAATTCAGTAAAGAATTAAGTTAAGGTAATTGATAGCTATGGTCTATACTGAATTAATTTTAAATAATGTTTCACGTGAAACATAGCCGCATGCTTAAATCAAATGGTTTATAGAATTAAAACAATCAATACAAATTTATGCCTTTCCTAGCCATTGATGGGCATTCGCAGGAATTGTTGTGAATTATTAGCAAGTGATATAAACCCTATACGATTAATGGTATAATTATTTTTTAGTAAACTGTATATTAGGTAAGAGGATACTCTTTATGGCTGTTGATGCTAGTTATGATTCGTCTAATATCAAAGTATTAAAAGGATTAGATGCAGTAAGAAAAAGACCTGGAATGTACATCGGTGACACAGATGATGGTACAGGCTTGCATCACATGGTTTTTGAGGTAGTTGATAACTCAATAGACGAAGCATTAGCAGGTTATTGTAAAGAAATTTATGTCACCATTCATGCAGATGAATCCATTACAGTCAAAGATGATGGCCGTGGTATTCCCGTTGATATTCACCAAGAAGAAGGGCGATCGGCTGCTGAAGTAATTATGACTGTCCTTCATGCAGGCGGTAAGTTTGATGATAATTCTTACAAGGTTTCAGGTGGTTTGCATGGTGTAGGTATTTCGGTTGTTAATGCCTTATCAGAAGAACTGCATTTAGTTATCCGACGCCATGATCAAGTACATGAGCAACATTACCGTCATGGTGTACCAGATGCACCCTTGACAGTAACAGGTACGGCTACCAGTACAGGTACCCAAGTTTGGTTTAAGCCTAGTGCCGAAACCTTTAGTAATATTGAATTTCATTATGATATTTTAGCTAAGCGCTTAAGGGAGCTGTCTTTTTTAAATTCCGGTGT
Proteins encoded in this window:
- the dnaA gene encoding chromosomal replication initiator protein DnaA encodes the protein VSAIVWQKCAKLLEEEYPPPQFNTWLRPLQAEMQENCLILLAPNKFVVEWVRKNFYTRIKELVHQFGGELVSSVSIEVGTKVVQPVVLDKTVAEANVVSAKVSTNKTADYKNSYLNKKFVFDSFVEGNSNQLARAASLQVAERPGDAYNPLFIYGGVGLGKTHLMHAIGNAILKNNPEAKVLYLHSERFVADMVKALQTNSINEFKRFYRSLNALLIDDIQFFAGKDRSQEEFFHTFNALLEGQQQIILTSDRYPKEIEGVEERLKSRFGWGLTVAVEPPELETRVAILISKAEQSNIELPYEVAFFIAKRIRSNVRELEGALRRVIANAHFTGKPITIEFVHEALRDLLALQDKLVTIENIQKTVAEYYKVKVADLLSKRRSRSIARPRQMAMALAKDLTNHSLPEIGDHFGGRDHTTVIHACRKIKELIQIENDFAEDFKNLMRILSS
- the dnaN gene encoding DNA polymerase III subunit beta, with product MFEIAIPKNELLPRLLMVAGAVDKRQSLAILANILITIKQKRLVLTATDLEMEISAFLNCHDCLTEGEITVPAKKFIDIIRSLDEEAVPTIKLDDNAVLLKAGRSKFKLATLPAEQFPNSDQEQPDIELSLPRVELLYLLQSTHFAMSQQDVRVFLNGLLFELEGNTITTVATDGHRMAICRRLSNQDLPSQRLLIPRKGIQEMLRLLNSVTDETISVIAGKNYFCLITQDYKFNSKLIEARFPPYARAIPANNDKFVLIEKDILKRSLQRIMILAHEKSRAVLLHIQASGVTLVANNQEKEEATESLEANVDGNELKIGINASYLLDVLNILPGNLVRLSMSTTDRSILVESLEDEQYQYIIMPMKL
- the recF gene encoding DNA replication/repair protein RecF (All proteins in this family for which functions are known are DNA-binding proteins that assist the filamentation of RecA onto DNA for the initiation of recombination or recombinational repair.); this encodes MKLNEIQITNLRNIRSAKTTLHPHINFITGNNGSGKTSFLEAIYLLASGHSFRTREISALISHNQEKLVVFANTVNEQYVSIQKSIKLPTIARLNGQPCLTSSELAFFLPCQVIYQDIFQFIDAGPVVRRGLLDWGLFHVEHSYHSIWKDYRRALKQRNALLKQRVPNTQLLPWNKMLSSLATMLDELRRGYFLKLEQAFTEILPKLIDVECSLHYYKGWDKRNEDKDLETLLNANYEMDLARTHTHYGAHQADLSVTSSDFKVKNFLSRGQQKMILFALKFAQSTLLKEPCIYLIDDFTSELDSIHVQRLLTYIAESSHQFIITLRKELPVSDQFISAHHVYSMHLGHITEKF